The Takifugu rubripes chromosome 7, fTakRub1.2, whole genome shotgun sequence genome has a segment encoding these proteins:
- the gask1a gene encoding uncharacterized protein gask1a, whose protein sequence is MAWKLWSKVCCGQKWLLLLYPAFLLFLMVSVMTVTLPLPLPPFDIDQRLSRSLSSTGDFRPRSRAAQLLPAALSLPPPAHVNHQASDAWRSPSKHPIVPDNGKKRADTRRSSVSRNKHKAEKTAGADRHPNGRLGLPEWTGSNKEPQQRKQPGSHSQREGRRVQAHVERKSPDPNLQVNTRASDTQAGKQQHGRTDVPTDRHAGKTLAEQNRRHPGKSDAVGKRQLAVEKPLGDLKKCHNPSEDSTKEKPASLEGRKPLLETDAARNGGDGGVCTRISEHDLSDADRRRVRISPALRPLPWLSEDDVQKMVFLAGGEVVSKAKLPAHGQVLQVALAPNPQLMRAGDGVAGNSSQDEREHRRPESHDERCQRGFCSLVKRTDDWFEVFAFHLDRVLGLNRSLPAVLRTFQSQILPYRYISGVPRPVVWWDPDIQHLANRDNDQNSVPLSWVQYQELLQIRCGIDVGLWSAPCVGIHHSEWGRLGLFDFLLQVNDRLDRYCCGFSPDPTELCVENMLRTRCGNTKDLLLVHILVRRADPSRLVFIDNSGRPHQSIDNLNFRLVEGINEFPERAVSVLQSGCLESLLLHSLYTDREFWESQGGAEGLRPLIRSVERRGKILLQHIRDKDLQLKRDL, encoded by the exons ATG GCCTGGAAATTGTGGTCAAAAGTCTGCTGTGGTCAGAAATGGCTGCTCCTGCTCTACcctgccttcctcctcttcctcatggtCTCCGTGATGACGGTGacgctccccctccctctgccacCGTTCGACATCGACCAGCGCTTGTCGCGCTCCCTGAGCTCTACGGGGGACTTCAGGCCCAGGTCACGAGCGGCGCAGCTGCTTCCAGCCGCTTTGTCCCTGCCGCCACCCGCCCACGTTAACCACCAGGCCTCGGACGCTTGGCGCTCGCCATCCAAACACCCCATAGTACCCGACAATGGCAAAAAGAGGGCGGATACACGCCGCAGCAGCGTGTCCAGGAATAAACACAAGGCGGAAAAGACGGCAGGCGCCGACCGGCATCCAAACGGACGCCTCGGTCTCCCAGAGTGGACAGGCAGCAACAAGGAGCCACAGCAGAGGAAACAGCCTGGCAGCCACAGCCAGCGGGAGGGACGCAGAGTACAGGCTCATGTTGAAAGAAAATCCCCTGATCCAAACCTGCAGGTAAACACAAGAGCTtcagacacacaggcaggtAAACAACAGCATGGACGCACAGACGTGCCGACAGACCGCCACGCGGGGAAAACGCTGGCTGAGCAGAACAGACGGCACCCTGGGAAATCCGACGCGGTCGGGAAGCGGCAGCTGGCTGTCGAAAAGCCCCTCGGAGATCTGAAAAAGTGCCACAATCCCTCAGAGGATTCGACGAAGGAAAAGCCCGCTTCGCTGGAAGGCAGGAAGCCTTTGTTGGAAACCGACGCAGCCCGGAATGGAGGCGACGGTGGCGTGTGCACGAGGATCAGCGAGCACGACCTGTCTGACGCCGACCGCAGGCGCGTCAGGATCAGCCCCGCCCTCAGGCCTCTGCCTTGGCTCAGCGAGGACGACGTCCAGAAGATGGTTTTCCTTGCCGGGGGCGAGGTGGTGAGTAAGGCCAAGCTGCCCGCGCACGGGCAGGTGCTCCAGGTGGCGCTGGCTCCAAACCCGCAGTTGATGAGGGCAGGTGATGGCGTGGCGGGGAATTCATCGCAGGACGAACGTGAACACAGACGACCCGAGTCCCACGACGAACGCTGCCAACGGGGCTTCTGTTCCCTCGTCAAACGCACCGACGACTGGTTCGAAGTCTTCGCCTTCCACCTGGACAGAGTTCTGGGGCTCAACAGAAGCCTCCCGGCCGTGCTGAGGACGTTCCAGAGCCAGATTTTGCCATATCGATACATCAGCGGCGTCCCCAGACCTGTAGTCTGGTGGGATCCAGACATTCAGCACCTGGCCAACAGAGACAATGACCAGAATTCAGTCCCACTCAGCTGGGTCCAGTACCAGGAGCTGCTCCAGATCCGCTGTGGGATCGACGTGGGTCTGTGGTCGGCGCCCTGTGTGGGAATTCACCACTCGGAGTGGGGGAGACTGGGGCTCTTTGACTTCTTATTGCAG GTGAACGACCGGCTGGACCGGTACTGCTGCGGATTCTCACCTGATCCGACGGAACTCTGCGTGGAAAACATGCTCCGCACCAGGTGTGGCAACACCAAAGACCTGCTGCTGGTTCATATCCTG GTGAGGCGGGCAGACCCATCCAGGCTGGTTTTCATCGACAACTCCGGCAGACCCCATCAGTCCATTGACAACCTCAACTTCCGGCTGGTTGAGGGCATTAACGA GTTTCCAGAGAGGGCGGTGTCGGTGCTCCAGTCCGGCTGTCTGGAGAGTCTCCTCCTTCATTCCCTTTACACCGACAGGGAATTCTGGGAGAGCCAGGGAGGGGCCGAGGGTCTCAGGCCCCTCATCCGCTCTGTGGAACGCCGAGGGAAGATCCTCCTCCAGCACATCAGGGACAAGGATTTACAGCTGAAGAGGGACCTGTGA